The Kosakonia sp. SMBL-WEM22 sequence GATCACATTATCCTCGCCACCGGTGCGCGTCCGCGCCCATTGCCGGGCATCGAGGCGGACAAAAGCCATATCTGGACCTACTTCGAAGCGCTCAACCCCGCCGCGCTGCCGCGCTCGCTGCTGGTGATCGGCTCCGGTGCCATCGGCGCGGAGTTTGCCAGTCTCTATAACGATCTCGGCTGTGAAGTGACGCTGGTAGAGCTGGCGGATCAGATCCTGCCGCTGGAGGATCGCGATGTCTCGGCGCTGGTGCAGCAGCAGTTTGCGAAGCGCGGAATGCAGATCTTCACCGGGGCGCAGATCCGCTCGGCGACGGTCAACGGCGAGCGCGTCAGTTGCCTGCTGAAAACCGCCGACGGCGAGCAGACGCTGGAGGTCGATCGCGTACTCTGCGCCGCCGGTATTCAGCCCAATATCGAAAACCTTGGCCTTGAAGCGCTCGGCGTTGAGATGGCGCGAGGCTTTATTCAGGTCGACGACCGTGGTCGCACCAACGTCTTTGGCCTCTACGCCATCGGCGATGTCGCGGGCGCACCGTGTCTCGCACACAAAGCGAGCTATCAGGGCGTGCGCTGCGTTGAGGCGCTCGCCGGGCTGTCCGTCGCGGCACCCGTCAGCCCTGATTTTATTCCCCGCTGCACCTACACCCGGCCGCAGGTGGCCAGCCTCGGTTTAACCGAAGCGCGCGCGCGTGCCGACGGGCGCGAGATCCGCGTCGGGGTTTTCCCCTACCAGGCCAACGGCAAAGCGCTGGCCCTTGGCGAACCACAGGGCTTTGTCAAAACCCTGTTCGATGCGCAGAGCGGCGAGTTATTGGGCGCGCATATGGTGGGCAGCGACGTTACGGAGCAGATTCAGGGATTTGGCATTGCCCATACGCTGGAGGCGACGGAGGAGAGCCTGCACCAGGCGATCTTTGCTCATCCGACCCTTTCTGAAGCGATGCATGAAGCGATCCTTGCCGCCGACGGGCGCGCGCTGCATCAATGAATACGTAGTGAAGTTTGCCGCGACACTCTGTTGCGGCGCAGGTGTAAATCAAACCATAAGAGAGAAAGTATGACGATTGATAATAAAGTGGCGCTGGTCACCGGCGCAGGCCAGGGAATTGGACGTGGGATTGCGCTTCGCCTTGCGAAAGAGGGGGCGTCGCTGATGCTGGTGGATATGAACGCCGCCAACCTCGAGGCGGTGGCGAAAGAGGTGCAGGCGCTGGGGCGTAAAGTGGCGACCTTTGTCGCCGATATTTCACAACGCGATCAGGTCTATGCGGCTGTCGATCACGCTGAAGAGGCGCTGGGCGGCTTTGACATTATCGTCAATAACGCCGGTATCGCGCAGGTGCAGCCGCTTGCCGATGTCACCCCGGAAGAGGTGGATCGCATTATGCGCATCAACGTGCAGGGGACATTGTGGGGCATTCAGGCGGCGGCGAAGAAGTTTATCGATCGTCAGCAGAAGGGAAAAATCATCAACGCCTGCTCGATTGCCGGGCATGATGGTTTCGCGCTGCTGGGCATCTACTCGGCGACCAAATTCGCCGTTCGCGCCTTAACCCAGACGGCGGCAAAAGAGTATGCCAGCCGCGGTATTACCGTTAACGCCTACTGCCCGGGGATTGTCGGCACCGGCATGTGGGAGGAGATTGACCGCCGCTTCTCCGATATCACCGGCGCGCCGCTGGGAGAGACCTATAAGAAGTATGTTGAGGGCATTGCGCTGGGCCGCGCGGAGACACCGGACGATGTGGCCGGGCTGGTGGCCTACCTCGCCGGGCCGGATTCCGACTATGTAACCGGACAGGCGATCCTGATTGATGGCGGGCTGGTCTACCGTTAAGGCCAGGCAAGTGACGCTTTCGTCTGACGAAGGCGTCATTTTCACTGCCCGCTACTGGAAGGTGCAGGGGATAACAATATGCTCTTGCGTACGCGTTCCGTGCAGCATCTCCAGCAGCAGCTGCGAGGCTTTCAGCCCCGCCTGCTGGTAGCCCATTTTAACGCTCAACACATCGGGCTGCAGGAAGGTCATCAGCGGCGTGCTGCCAATACTGCCGACTTTAATCTTCCACCCCTGCTGCTGAATATATTTAATCGCGCCCATGGCGATGGTGTCAGAGGCGCAAATCAGCGCGCCGCTCTCGGCAGTAAGCAACCCTTTCGCCAGGTCGTAACCGCTCTGATAGCTCAAATCGCCGAGCGCCGCGTGCGGCGTCATGCCAAACGCTTCACACCGCTCAAGGTAGGTTTGGTAACGGATATTCCCGGTAGTGGGATCGTTAGTGGTGACACCGATATAGGCCACGCTGCGATGGCCCTCGTCGCGCATCTTCTCCATCAGCACATTGACCGCGCCGACGTTATCGTAGACCACCGACGCCACCTCCGGCAGGGCGCTGGAGATGAGCACCAGCTTATCTTTCCAGCCCTTTACCAGGTGCTTATCGACGCCGGAAAAACCGAACAGGATCACCCCTTCGACATTGCGCTGCGCCAGGACATTAAGGTGCGCGGCAAGCAGGGTGGGATCGAGCAGGCTCTCCATTAAAATCGCATCATATTCATGCTGATAGATCTGCGGAAGAATGGCGCGAATGGCCTGATTCTCTGAGGCGGAATCAAGACGCGTGACAATCACGCCGATGATCTTTTCCCGCTGCGAGCGCAGCGCCTGAGCGGCTTTCGACGGCGTGTAACCCTGCTCTTTGATAATCGCTTCAACGCGTTCACGGGTCGCTTTCTTCACTTTATCGCTGTTGTTGATCACCAGCGAGACCGTGGACTTTCCGACGCCGCACAGTTTGGCGATGTCGTTTAACGTTAGCTTTTTATCACTCATACCCGCACGGGCCTCCTGAAGATCGGACCCGGCGATACTAGCATTAATGAATCCCCTAAGGCACCTCTCTGTGCCGCTGCGTTTTACCGTTTATTTTGTGATCGTCTGCTAAAATTGGAACGTTCCAACTAGGCGGATGGGTAGGTTGCCGCTATGGTCTCTATCGCTCGGTTCAGAGTAAGAGTTTTTACGAAAAGTTGTAATAACAACAGCTCACTCATCAAACCTGCTGGAAGAGAAAAGATGGCGATAAAAAGTAACCCCCAGGATATTGATAAACTTATTGAATTGGTCGGCGGCAAAGAGAACGTTGCAACCGTCAGTCACTGTATTACCCGTTTACGTTTTGTGCTTAACGATCCGAAAAAAGCCAAACCCGCCGAGATTGAAAAACTGCCGATGGTGAAGGGCTGCTTTACCAACGCCGGGCAGTTTCAGGTGGTGATTGGCACCGATGTCGGCGACTGGTATCAACTGCTGTTGCAGCATACGCAGGTGAGCGGCACCGACAAAGAGAGTGCCAAGCGCGTGGCGCGGCAGAATATGAAGTGGCATGAGAGCCTCATCTCCCACTTTGCGGAGATCTTCTTTCCGCTGCTGCCAGCGCTGATCAGCGGCGGTCTGATCCTCGGTTTCCGCAATCTGATTGGCGATCTGCCGCTGTTTAACGACGCGCCGCTTACCGAAGCGTCGCCGGTGTGGAAAAGCATCTACGACTTCTTATGGCTGATTGGCGAAGCGATCTTCTTCTACATTCCGGTCGGTATCTGCTGGTCGGTAGTGAAGAAGATGGGCGGCACGCCGATCCTCGGCATTGTGCTGGGGATTACGCTGGTCTCTCCGCAGCTGATGAACGCCTATCTGCTCGGGCAGCAGACGCCGGAGGTGTGGAACTTTGGCTGGTTCTCCATCGATAAAGTGGGCTACCAGTCGCAGGTTATTCCGTCGATTCTGGCCGGTTTGACGCTGGCGTGGATTGAGCTGAAGCTTAAACGCATCGTGCCGGATTACCTGACGCTGGTAGTCGTACCGGTGCTCTCGCTGCTGATTGCGGTGTTCCTTGCGCACACCATCATCGGGCCGTTCGGCCGTGTGGTGGGTAACGGCATCGCCTGGGGCGTTAGCCATCTGATGACCGGGCCGTTCGCGCCAATTGGCTCGGCGCTGTTTGGCTTCCTCTATGCGCCGCTGGTGATCACCGGGGTGCATCAGACCACGCTGGCAGTTGACCTGCAACTGATTCAGAACCTCGGCGGCACGCCGGTCTGGCCAATTATCGCCCTCTCTAACATTGCACAGGGTTCCGCAGTCGTCGGCATTATTCTCGTGAGCAAGAAGGTTAACGAACGGGAGATCTCAGTGCCCGCCGCCATCTCGGCCTATCTAGGCGTGACGGAACCGGCAATGTACGGCATCAACATGAAGTATCGCTTCCCGATGCTCTGCGGCATGGTCGGCGGTGCCTGCGCCGGGCTGATTTGTGGGCTGAGCGGCGTGATGGCGAATGGCATTGGCGTCGGCGGCTTACCGGCGATCCTCTCGGTGAAAACCCAATACTGGTCGATTTATGGTTTGGCGATGCTGGTAGCGATTGTGATCCCGCTCGTGCTGACCACGGTTATCTATAAACGTAAGCAGGCAGCGGGCAAGCTGCTGGTGGTGTGAAAAAGGGATCGATGCAATGAGCAAACGTAATGTTCCGTGGTGGCAAAACGGCGTGATTTACCAGATCTACCCGCGCAGTTTTCAGGACAGTACCGGTAATGGCCTCGGCGATCTTCAGGGCATTGTGCGTCGCCTTGACTACCTGCAGTGGCTCGGTGTGAGCGCCATCTGGCTAACGCCGGTTTACCTCTCGCCGCAGGTGGATAACGGCTATGACGTGGCGGATTACTACGCCATCGATCCGCTGTTTGGCACCATGGCTGATTTTGAGGCGCTGGTTGACGCCGCCCATCAGCGCGGCATTAAGATGGTGATGGATATGGTGTTTAACCATACCTCCACGGAGCATGCGTGGTTCAAAGCCGCTGCCAGCGACCGTAACAGCCCTTGGCGCAACTTCTATATCTGGCGCGACGGCAAAGAGGGTCGGCTGCCTAATAACTGGCACTCCAAGTTTGGCGGCAGCGCCTGGTGCTGGCATGAGGAGACGCAGCAGTATTATCTGCACTCCTTCTCTGCCCAGCAGGCGGATCTCAACTGGGAGAACCCGGAAGTGCGCAACGCCCTGAAGGCGGTCTGCCACTTCTGGGCCGATAAGGGCGTTGACGGGCTGCGGCTTGATGTCATCAACCTGGTCTCCAAGCACCCCGATTTGCCGGATGATGATGAGGGGGACGGTCGTCGTTTCTACACCGACGGCCCGGCGATTCACGACTTTCTTGAAGAGATGAGCCGTGACGTCTTTCAGCCGCGCGGGTTAATGACGGTGGGCGAAATGTCCTCCACCCGGCTTGAGCACTGCCAGCGCTATGCGCGGCTGGATGGCAAAGAGCTGTCGATGACCTTTAACTTTCATCACCTGAAAATCGACTATCCGCAGGGTGAAAAGTGGCGGCTTGCACCACCGGATCGGGTGGCCCTGAAACGCATCTTCGCCGAATGGCAGCGCGGGATGCACAAACTGGCGTGGAACGCGCTCTTCTGGTGTAACCACGATCAGCCGCGCATCGTTTCCCGGCTGGGTGATGATGGGGCGTTGCGCACCGTTTCGGCGAAAATGCTGGCGATGGTGCTCCACGGCATGCAGGGCACGCCCTATATTTTCCAGGGCGAAGAGATTGGCATGACCAATCCGCACTTCAGCCGCATCGATCAATACCGCGATGTCGAAAGCCTGAATATGTTCAAAATCCTGCGCCTGCATCAGGATGAAAAGGATGTGCTGGCGGTGCTGGCGCATAAATCCCGCGATAACGGCAGAACGCCGGTGCAGTGGGATGACAGCGCGAACGCTGGCTTTACCGATGGCGAAAGCTGGATTGAGGTCGCGGATAACTACCGGCAGATCAACGTAGTCAGTGAGATGGCTGATAGCGATTCGGTGCTGCACACCTATCGGGAACTTATCTCCCTGCGCAAAACCCTGCCGGTGCTCACCTTTGGCGACTATCAGGATCTCGATCCCGATTCGCCCGCGAGCTGGTGCTATCAGCGGCAGGATGAGGAGCAAACCCTGCGGGTGGTTGCCAATCTCAGCGGCGATCCGCTGGCGCTGAATGAAGCATGTTTACCCCGTGAGGCGGGCTGGCGTCTGCTCTATAGCAACTACGCTGATGGCACGCAGCTGCCCGCCACCGGCACGCTCAGACCCTATGAGTGCGGCTGGTGGCTGCGGGAGTAAGTTAGCGCGTTATTTCCCGGCGGGGGTGTAGCGCAGATACCCGGCGACGCCGCTGTTCTCGCCGCCATCCGAGGGGTGATTTACCCCTTCGGAGACCGGGATTTCGGCGAAGTCGAACGGAGATACGCCTTCAATGCAGGCCGCGTTAACGCCATATTGATCGGGGTTGGAGCGGCGCTGGTGGAAGGTGTAGATGCCACACACCGAGCAGAAGAAGTGAACCGCGACGCCGGTGTTAAAGCGGTACTCGGTAAGCTTCTCTCTGCCCTGAATAATATCAATGCCTGACAGCGGCGCGGTAACTGCCACCGCGCCGCGCATCCGGCAGTAGGAGCAGTTGCAGCGCCGCGCATTATTAAAGCCGTCGAGTAGCGTCACGTTAAACACCACCGCGCCGCAGTGGCACTGCCCCCGTTTTTTCTCACTCATCTCATCTCTCCAGCCGGTAACGGTACTCTCAACCATAGCCTTTTTTGGTGATACCGGAAGCGTCGCGCAAGCGTGTAGAATCCCTGCACCTACCGCCCTGAGACTCAGCACTATGCGTAATCCCTTCATTTTATTAACACTCCTTGTTTCGACGTCCGGTATGGCCGCCTCGCTGCACTCCGGCATTTACGAATCGTTGAAGCTTGCGGTCTCGCCGCAGGGAAAAATAACCGGTTACTACAGCGAAACGCTCGGTGTGGGCGTGACGCGCACCTGCGCTTTTTCGCTGGCGGGAGAGGTGTCGGCAAAGGGCGATGCGAAAATCGCGTCCTGGTCATCTGAGGTCATGCCGGGGCATCTGGCGGCGACAGCCGACGGCGTGACGCTCACCGTGCCCGGCGGGCAGTCCCATGACGGCTGCGTCAATGCTATGTTGCCGATGATTAATGATGGCCTGCCGCTGAGTAAAACCCGCGACACTGCCTGGCAGTCGCTGGCGCAGGTGCGCACCGAACGGCTCTACTTCTACCGCCAGCCTGATGAGAAGACGCGGCGAAAGGCCTTTGTTGTGCAGGATGATGTGGTCGGCGTGCAGCAAACCCAGGGAGAGTGGACGCAGGTTGAGTATGTCAATGACGAAGGCAAAAGCACCACCGGCTGGGTGAAAAGCGAGGCCCTCGCCCCGCTGATGCCGCCCGCCTCCTGATGCTTACACCACGTTGCGCTTAAACGACGGCATCGCTGGATTGAGCGCATGCCAAAGCGGTTTTATACGCAGTAGCGCATCCTCAAGCACCGTAGACTCCAGTGCGAAGGGGATGCGCAAATTGCGCTCAAACGCGCCATCGAGGCCGAAACGCGTCCCGGCACCAAGATGGATACCCTCGGTTTCAGCGCGGGCGGCAAAGGCTGTCGCCAGCCGGTCAGGCAGCTCGACCCAGTAAGAGAGCCCCCCCTTCGGCGGCTGAAAATGCCACGTGGGGAAGAGATCCGCCATGAGTTCGCCGCAGCGGTCGCGGCGTGCTTGCAGCATCGCCCTGCGCGCCGGCAAAAAATCGCTTTCGTTCGCCATCAGCCACTGCGTCGCCAGCTGTTCCAGCAGCGGCGAGCCCAGCTCCAGCGAGTCGCGCGTCTGCGCCAGGTGGGCGATGGTGCGTGCTGAGGCGCGAACCCACCCCAGCCGTAATCCGCCCCAGAAGGTTTTCCCCGCCGAGCCGAGCGTGATCACCGAGTCATGTTTATCAAATGCGGCGAGCGGCGGCGGCGGGGCGTTTTCATACCAGAGATCGACCATCGTCTCATCCACCACCAGCGTGGTACGCGTGCGGGCGGCAATGGTGGCGATCGCTTCCCGCGTCGCGCTATCCATACAGCGCCCGGTCGGATTGTGATAATCGGGCATCAGGTAGGCAAGGCGCGGCGCGGTTTGCGCCAGCGTGGCGGCAAAACCGTCGGCATCCCAACCGCGCTGCGGCAGCGAGACGCCAACCGGCCTGCACGACGCTCCCTGAATCGCGGCGATCGCCAGCGGGTAGGTGGGGTGATCGACCACCACGCGATCGCCAGGCCCGGTGAGCATACGCAACACCAGCGCCAGCCCGCTCAATGCGCCATTCACCACCATCACTTCATCGACATGGGTCGGTAAACCGCGCGCGGTATAGCGTGCGGCAATCTCTTCGCGCAGCGCCAGCACGCCCAGTTGCCCATACCCGGTGCGTGAAAGATAGGGGGTTATCGCCGTTAAGGCATGGCTATAAGCCTGGTGGATCTCCGGCCCGGCGCTGAGCGCAGCGGTGGAGAGATCGAGCGCCGCGCCAGCGGTGCTGCGCGTCGGTATCGCGCGGTTATCGGGCAGGATCACCCGCGAGCCGCTGCCGTGGCGGCTCTCCAGGTAGCCCTCCTCGCGCAGGTGCGCCAGCGCGCTGGCAATCGTTGTGCGACTCACCGCGAGGGTGCTCGCCAGCTCCCGCTCACCAGGCAGGCGGCTCTCCAGTGCCAGCCTGCCGTCGAGGATCAGCAGGCGCAGTGCATCGGCAAGTTGACGCCAGAGCGGGGTGCGGGATGAGGCTTGCTGCCAGTGGCCTAACAGGCGCAGCAACGACTGGCTACCAAAGCGACGGGATGACATAAGCAGTCCACTATCTGAAAACTGGACATTAATCATAAGTCCATTTCCGGGGAAGATGAAAGCCTGTCCAAGCGGAGAAGAATTATGCTGCGTCGATTACTGCAACTCTATTTCGGATTATCCCTTTACGGTCTCTCTACCGCCATGTTTGTGCGCGCCGATCTCGGTGCCGATCCGTGGAATGTCTTTCACCTTGGCGTGGCAAAACTGCTGTCGCTGGATATCGGCACGGTAATGATCGCCACCGGCGCGCTGGTGCTGCTGTTGTGGATCCCACTGCGCCAGCGACCGGGGCTCGGCACGATCAGCAATGTGGTGGTGATAGGCCTTGCAGCCGATGCCGCGCTGGCGATGATCCCGACGCTGGATCAGCTGCTGCCGCGCAGCGCGCTGTTGGCCAGTGCCATTGTGGTCAATGCCATCGCCACCGCGATGTATATCGGGGCCGGGTTTGGCTCCGGCCCACGCGACGGGCTGATGACCGGCGTGCATGCGCGTACCGGCTGGTCGGTGCGCAGCATCCGTACCGTGATTGAACTCTCGGTGCTGCTGATTGGCTGGCTGCTGGGCGGCACGCTCGGCGTCGGCACGGTACTCTATGCGCTTACCATCGGGCCGCTGATCCAGCTCTGCCTGCCGTGGTTTCGCTTCGCACCGCGCCCTGTTCCCGTCGCAGAAGTAAAACCGGCCGCCTAGCCATTTCTGTCAGGTTTACAGGCAGGTGAAGTTACGGGATGCTGGGCAATCACAGGCCGACCCTTTCGGCCTAAAGGGAGGAGCCTATGACCACACCCATTCTGGAGACCGAAAGATTACGCCTGCTACCGCTGGTATCTGCCGATGCTGAACAGATCCAGCGCATTTTTCCGCGCTGGGAGGTCGTCCGTTACCTGATTGCCAGCGTACCGTGGCCCTACCCGGAAGGGGCAGCGCAACACTATGTCGACAACGTCGCGCTGGCGGCGAGCCGCGCCGGTGAGGGCTGGTTCTGGACGCTGCGGCGCAAAGAGGATGAGGGGGAGTTAATGGGCGTTATCTGCCTGATGGACACGCCGGATAACAACCGCGGTTTCTGGCTGGCACCGGAGTGGCAAGGGAGGGGCTATATGCGCGAAGCGTGCCACGCGGTGACTGATTACTGGTTCAATGGCCTGAACCGTGAGGTGTTGCGCGCGCCGAAAGCGGTGGCCAACGATCGGTCGAGAAAGATCTCGCACAGCAGCGGTATGCGGCTGGTTCGCCGTCAACCGGGCCACTATGTGGCGGGCGAGTTAGAGACCGAGTTGTGGGAGATCACCCGCGACGACTGGAACCGCCTGTACGGCTGATACCTGCTTTGACAGCCCACCCGGGCTGTCAATTATTTATCTCCTCTAAGTAATTTCTCATCCATATATTAAAATTGTCATAATAATGAAATATTAATTTAATATTTATGTCATCTTTCTCGTGCAGATTATTTATGGGGTATTTTGGCTTGTTATATTCCTGAAATATATTTGTGGATCGGTTACCTAAGTTCGTGTATTAATTAGCGTGTTTATTCACACCAGAAGGGATAATCATGACCAGCGCTGTATTAAACGTAAGAATTGATGAAGCGTTAAAAGAGAAACTTCGCCATTATGCCGAAGTCAATAATGAGAATTTAGGCTCGGCGGCGCAAAAGCTTCTCCTGCTGGCGTTTGAGGCAGTAGAAGAGGAGAGCGTATCAGAGGAAGAAGTCGACAGCCAGCACACGGAAGAAGAGAGCGCAACGCCACTTACAACCAAAGAAATCAAAGCACTACGCAAACTTCTGAAGAAAAGAAAATGAACCAACAACTGCTTTCCATCGCCCACAGTTACCGTGAAGCTTGCGAGCTGCTGCGCTCGGGGTTTGTCAAACAAGTTCGTCTGGACTGGAATATTGGCACAGATGAGTTCTTTCGTATTGCATCGGACTGGTGTGACGCTGGCGCTAAAATTAAAAAAGAAGGGAACAGCTTTATTATTTCACTAAAAGGATTTCCCATTCCCCGTCAGCAGTAACGCACTTGTCATGAAACCATCACTTTAATTGCAAATAAAAGTGTGATGATGGTTCAAATAATAAGAGCAACCATCTCAATAAAGCATCAAGGAGGATGTTTGCGGCGAGCCGTTTCTGGCTCGTCGTTATTTCTTTTTGCTTCCTGCATCCGCGCGCAGGCAACGCGCGATGAAGTAGGTATACTGCATACAATTCGCAGTGGCCCGGAAGCTTATGAAAACCATCACTCTCTATGACGTCGCTCGCCATGCCGGCGTCTCTTACCAGACCGTCTCCCGCGTGATCAACGATGCGGCCCATGTCTCCACGCGTACCCGGGAAAAGGTGCAGGCGGCGATGGCGGCGCTGCACTACGTGCCCAACCGCGGCGCGCAGCAACTGGCGGGAAAACGCAGCAAAACTCTTGGCTTAATGACTACCGATCTGGCGCTGCATGCGCCGTCGCAAATCGCTTCGGCGGTCAAGAGCCGCGCCGGGCAGGCGGGGGCCAGCGTGATGATCTCAATGGTTGAACAGCACGATGGGCAAAGCTGTGCGGCGGCATTGCAGGAGCTACTGGCGCAACGGGTTGAAGGGGTGCTGATTAACGTCCCGCTCGACGATGCGCTGGCACAGCAGCTGGCGGCGCAGGCTGCACCGGTGCCGGTGCTGTTCCTTGATGTTAGCGACACGGCGTTGGTCAACAGCCTGGTATTTGACGCCCTTCAGGGCGCGCGCCTTGGGGTTGAGCACCTGCGCGCATTGGGGCACCAGCGCATTGCGCTGCTCGGCGGGCCAGAGAGCTCGGTCTCGGCGCGCGCCCGGTTTAGCGGCTGGCTGGCGGCGCTGGAGGAAGTAAAGCTGTCTCCCTTCGCCTGCGCGCACGGAGAGTGGAGCGCCGCCTCCGGATTTGAAAAGGCGCAGCGCTTACTCGCCGGGCCGCAGCTGCCGCAGGCGGTGCTGGTGGCAAACGATCAGATGGCGCTTGGCGTACTGCGCGCCTGCGCAGCGAAAGGTATTGCCGTCCCGGAGCAGATCTCGGTGGTCGGGTATGACGATACCGACGACAGCGCCTGGTTTTCGCCGCCGCTCACCACCGTGCGCCAGGCCTTCAAAGAGGCGGGCGCGCGTAGCGTGGAGTGGCTGCTGGATAGCCAGGCGCAGGGCGACGATTTTTACCAGATGCGCCTGCCGGTCCATCTGGTCGAGCGCCACTCCAGTGCGCCGCTTTCGCAACAAAAAGAGAGCGGTGAAGCGCTGGCCCGACGTCTGCAACAGCTGGCGGAGCAGGTGGCTTTACTCGATCGCCGCTAAGCTTTTGTGATCCTCTTCGCTTTCAGCCGATATGCGCCTTTACCTGTGGCCCGGTTTGCGCCATTGTGCTGAAAATTGTGAGCGCTTCGCAAAAGAGGTTGTTATGCCATCTACCCTTGCTTCATTACTCTCCCGCCGCGACTGGGAAAACCCGGTTGTTACCCAGTGGCATCGCCTGGCGGCGCATGCCCCAATGCGCAGCTGGCGCGATGAAACCGTCGCGCGCGATGAAGGGGACTCAACAGCGCATCGCTCGTTAAACGGATTATGGCAGTTTAGTTTTTTCGCCTCGCCGGAAGCGGTGCCGGAGAGCTGGGTCGAGCAGGATTGCGCCGATGCCGTGGCGATGCCGGTTCCCTCCAACTGGCAGATGCAGGGCTTCGATACGCCCGTTTATACCAACGTGACCTATCCGATCCCCGTTAACCCGCC is a genomic window containing:
- a CDS encoding LacI family DNA-binding transcriptional regulator, with translation MKTITLYDVARHAGVSYQTVSRVINDAAHVSTRTREKVQAAMAALHYVPNRGAQQLAGKRSKTLGLMTTDLALHAPSQIASAVKSRAGQAGASVMISMVEQHDGQSCAAALQELLAQRVEGVLINVPLDDALAQQLAAQAAPVPVLFLDVSDTALVNSLVFDALQGARLGVEHLRALGHQRIALLGGPESSVSARARFSGWLAALEEVKLSPFACAHGEWSAASGFEKAQRLLAGPQLPQAVLVANDQMALGVLRACAAKGIAVPEQISVVGYDDTDDSAWFSPPLTTVRQAFKEAGARSVEWLLDSQAQGDDFYQMRLPVHLVERHSSAPLSQQKESGEALARRLQQLAEQVALLDRR